In one window of Mytilus trossulus isolate FHL-02 chromosome 7, PNRI_Mtr1.1.1.hap1, whole genome shotgun sequence DNA:
- the LOC134726468 gene encoding ankyrin repeat and KH domain-containing protein 1-like: protein MAVHSIISSLKLRLPQDIQGKIQQSASSSTGTLDLDDDVKRWVVIGLCLHNVLTPALRIYVRTSVRNCWAHCNFLQWTPTKFVASFQLLERFVKKMGVNATEENRILGDIHNWKTDDAHQLEVDTWQEHDKKFVETAIIKDIIKYLEQEPFAIVIGASGMGKSAIIHHIALQTCLIEGWTVIPCHSPQEIISHYKEFEFLMFVIDDICGKYAVSEVDIENWINNRNKLNMMLGKNKIKIIASCRLEIYNEEKVQRSLKPFLSSSFDLSTEYKLSLKEKFAIAGKYLKTENCEKLEEILGNDTFSPLLCFLFSKYEQFTVHEFLNEPFNIFSSEWDELKVVDPHKYCLLFLFVIFNGTINESLFNETNEDERKKLKNVFESFKIERSTALSTIREKLDFCVGTYFIKIGEMYKVIHDKMFDLLCCYFGKKMTQTFIKYANIEVLCERTQLQSFNTLYPCRIRNIVVVDSQYEIEYFQRFQKDIQHGLQKALNIVQMKYKVCREHFLNILKSICKESSLKQIINKRDENSNNAFIIACAYGYDEIVQFFISDGAEVNVKNTRLSPMTAACGSGNYSTVVLLIKHGAHLNQPDKCGETPLYKACFGGFQNVIELLVEKRADINKTVKSGASPLFAACNGGDESTVIMLVSHGANVNKSTKSGNSPLFTACCGGYESIVRILINKRASVNITFENEGSPLFASCLRGCVNIARLLIENGAKINYVNTSGETPMNVACSGGFLHIVQLLISNGASVNNVNEKTRSPLYVSCQGGYKNIVQLLLQNGARVNNSENDYTPLHAVCNIGDYEIAKLLMVNKSKINNPKGDGQTPLHVAVKSTCNSEKLVNLLVCEGAEINATYGCGFTPLYEASIAGNLQVVLILIENGAVLNVTTHSGETALLGACRKGHLEISKFLVERGADINKSNWNGDTPLHIACACRYEQIIHILVKHEVDINLTNNNKESPFYIACEKGFYAIAKTLLTNKTNVNEVTSYGWSALYAAASSGHKEIVELLLQNGANVNQCNTSGCTPLIAACSEGHMDTVILLLNEGADVNIANASRETPMHLACFGGFSHIFTLLLQNGVIINTSNVNGNYHLHNACKNGQTEIVMLIIEENVDLNCINSMRNTPLHLACFGGHSDIVEKLIEKHADVNKVDVNAETALFVASEGGYHTIVQKLINAGSFVNMLNFEGLTPLCAACKNGHYETVKLLLENGGDINQANCDEQTPLHIATINDHRKISELLCDKGADICEWPEQ, encoded by the exons ATGGCAGTACATAGCATCATTTCATCACTAAAATTAAGATTACCACAAGACATACAAGGAAAAATCCAGCAATCAGCATCCAGCAGCACAG GTACTCTAGACCTTGATGACGATGTTAAGAGATGGGTAGTTATAGGACTTTGTCTTCACAACGTCTTGACTCCAGCTTTGAGAATATAT GTTCGTACTTCAGTTAGGAACTGTTGGGCCCATTGTAACTTTTTGCAGTGGACTCCCACAAAATTTGTTGCATCGTTCCAGCTTTTGGAAAGATTTGTTAAAAAGATGGGTGTCAATGCCACGGAAGAAAACAGAATTTTAGGTGATATACACAATTGGAAAACAGACG ATGCACACCAGCTTGAAGTGGATACGTGGCAAGAACATGATAAGAAGTTCGTTGAAACTGCAATCATTAaagatataattaaatatttagaacAGGAACCTTTTGCTATTGTGATCGGAGCATCGGGCATGGGAAAATCAGCAATCATACACCATATTGCTTTACAAACTTGCCTTATTGAAGGATGGACTGTGATACCATGTCACAGTCCACAGGAAATAATAAGTCATTACAAAGAATTTGAGTTTCTTATGTTCGTCATTGATGATATTTGCGGTAAATATGCAGTAAGCGAAGTTGATATTGAGAACTGGATCAATAATAggaataaattaaatatgatgtTAGGAAAAAACAAGATTAAAATAATAGCCTCATGTCGCTTAGAAATATATAATGAAGAAAAGGTACAGCGATCTTTAAAGCCATTTCTTTCTAGTAGCTTTGATCTTTCAACTGAATACAAACTTTCGCTGAAAGAAAAATTTGCCATAGCTGGGAAATATTTGAAGACTGAAAACTGCGAGAAATTAGAAGAAATTCTTGGAAATGACACGTTTTCCCCTCTACTGTGTTTTTTATTCTCAAAGTACGAACAATTTACCGTTCATGAGTTCTTGAATGAgccatttaatatttttagttCAGAATGGGATGAGTTAAAAGTCGTCGATCCTCATAAGTACTGTCTTTTGTTCCTGTTTGTAATTTTCAATGGTACTATCAATGAATCATTATTCAATGAAACAAATGAAGATGAAAGGAAGAAACTTAAGAATgtatttgaaagttttaaaattgaacGCAGCACAGCTTTATCTACCATCAGGGAAAAATTAGATTTCTGTGTAGGTACTTACTTCATCAAAATAGGTGAAATGTATAAAGTTATACATGATAAAATGTTTGACTTACTTTGTTGCTATTTCGGTAAAAAGATGACTCAAACTTTCATAAAGTATGCAAATATTGAGGTATTATGTGAGCGAACTCAATTACAATCTTTTAACACCTTATATCCATGTCGCATCAGGAATATCGTTGTAGTTGATAGTCAATAtgaaatagaatattttcaaagatttcAAAAAGATATACAGCATGGACTTCAGAAGGCTTTAAATATTGTACAAATGAAGTACAAAGTTTGTAGGgaacactttttaaatattttaaaatctatttgtaAGGAATcatcattaaaacaaattataaataaaagagaTGAAAACAGTAACAATGCCTTTATCATAGCATGTGCATACGGTTATGATGAAATAGTACAGTTTTTTATTTCCGATGGAGCCGAAGTTAACGTAAAAAATACACGTTTGTCTCCAATGACAGCTGCATGTGGCTCTGGAAATTATTCTACCGTTGTTTTGTTGATAAAACATGGCGCCCACTTAAACCAACCAGATAAATGCGGGGAAACACCCTTATATAAAGCTTGTTTTGGAGgatttcaaaatgttattgaattaTTAGTTGAAAAAAGAGCtgatataaacaaaactgtaaaATCGGGAGCATCACCTTTGTTTGCTGCGTGTAACGGTGGAGATGAAAGTACAGTCATAATGCTGGTGTCGCATGGCGCAAATGTGAATAAAAGCACTAAGTCTGGAAACAGTCCTTTGTTTACTGCGTGTTGTGGTGGATATGAATCGATAGTTAGAATCCTCATCAACAAGAGAGCATCGGTTAATATAACATTTGAGAATGAAGGGTCGCCATTATTTGCGTCATGTCTGAGAGGGTGTGTAAATATTGCTCGGCTACTCATAGAAAATGGTGCAAAGATTAATTATGTAAATACATCTGGAGAAACACCTATGAACGTTGCGTGTAGTGGTGGATTTTTGCATATAGTGCAACTTCTAATTAGCAATGGCGCTTCAGTCAATAATGTAAACGAAAAAACCAGATCGCCATTATACGTGTCCTGTCAAGGAGGATACAAGAATATTGTACAATTATTGTTACAAAATGGGGCCCGAGTTAATAATTCTGAAAATGACTATACACCTTTGCATGCTGTTTGTAATATAGGAGATTATGAAATAGCAAAGTTGTTGATGGTAAATAAATCGAAGATAAACAATCCAAAGGGTGACGGTCAGACACCTCTTCATGTTGCAGTTAAAAGTACATGCAATAGTGAGAAATTAGTGAATTTATTAGTATGTGAAGGTGCAGAAATAAATGCAACTTACGGTTGTGGATTTACACCTTTATACGAGGCATCCATCGCAGGAAACTTACAAGTTGTGTTAATATTAATAGAAAACGGTGCAGTTTTAAACGTTACTACACATTCGGGCGAAACTGCATTGCTTGGTGCTTGTCGTAAGGGACAtcttgaaatatcaaaatttctaGTAGAAAGGGGGGCtgatattaataaaagtaaCTGGAATGGGGATACTCCTTTGCATATTGCATGCGCCTGTCGATATGAACAAATAATCCACATCTTAGTAAAACATGAAGTTGACATCAATCTTaccaataataataaagaatcgCCATTTTACATTGCATGCGAAAAAGGATTCTATGCAATTGCTAAAACACTACTGACCAATAAAACTAATGTTAATGAAGTAACAAGTTATGGATGGAGTGCTTTATATGCGGCCGCCTCATCAGGTCATAAAGAAATAGTTGAACTGTTGTTACAGAACGGAGCGAATGTTAATCAGTGCAATACTTCCGGGTGTACTCCTTTGATAGCTGCTTGTAGTGAAGGACATATGGACACCGTTATTCTGTTACTTAACGAGGGAGCTGATGTTAATATAGCTAACGCGAGTAGAGAGACTCCTATGCATCTTGCCTGTTTTGGTGGATTCAgtcatatttttacacttttacTACAAAACGGAGTAATTATAAACACTTCTAATGTAAATGGAAATTATCATCTGCATAACGCATGCAAAAATGGACAAACCGAAATAGTTATGCTTATTATAGAAGAAAATGTTGATTTAAACTGCATTAATAGTATGAGAAACACACCACTGCATTTAGCATGTTTTGGTGGACACTCGGATATTGTTGAAAAACTAATAGAAAAACATGCCGATGTTAATAAGGTCGATGTAAATGCTGAAACGGCTCTGTTTGTAGCATCTGAAGGTGGGTACCATACAATTGTTCAAAAACTCATCAATGCTGGATCTTTTGTTAACATGCTAAATTTTGAAGGGTTGACACCTCTTTGTGCAGCATGTAAAAACGGGCATTACGAAACAGTAAAACTTTTATTAGAGAATGGTGGCGATATAAATCAAGCTAACTGTGATGAACAAACACCTTTACATATAGCAACAATAAACGATCATAGGAAAATATCTGAATTACTTTGTGACAAGGGAGCGGACATTTGTGAATGGCCTgaacaataa